Proteins encoded within one genomic window of Cucumis sativus cultivar 9930 chromosome 3, Cucumber_9930_V3, whole genome shotgun sequence:
- the LOC101218824 gene encoding auxin-responsive protein IAA4 — MAFQNGLNLDATELRLGPPGLDENKLQDQQLPQSIRINKRPLLLPESNQSSSGSNISVSSDATLDTPPPSKAQIVGWPPVQSFRRNSLQGKKTTTVAATTAAQESSGNFVKVSMDGAPYLRKIDLSLYKGYPVLLQTLEDMFKFTVGEYSEREGYKGSEYVPTYEDKDGDWMLVGDVPWEMFTSSCKRLRIMKGSEAKGLGCVA, encoded by the exons ATGGCATTTCAAAATGGGTTAAACCTCGACGCGACGGAGCTCCGCCTTGGACCACCGGGCCTcgatgaaaataaattacaagATCAACAACTACCTCAATCCATCAGAATCAACAAAAGACCATTACTATTACCAGAATCCAACCAAAGTTCTTCTGGATCAAATATATCCGTTTCTTCTGATGCCACACTTGACACTCCACCTCCCTCCAA GGCTCAGATTGTGGGATGGCCACCGGTTCAATCATTTAGAAGAAATAGCCTTCAAGGGAAGAAGACGACGACGGTGGCCGCGACAACGGCGGCACAGGAGAGTAGTGGAAATTTTGTGAAAGTAAGCATGGATGGAGCTCcttatttgagaaaaattgaTCTTAGTTTATACAAAGGATACCCTGTACTCCTCCAAACTTTAGAAGACATGTTCAAATTCACCGTAG GTGAATACTCTGAGAGAGAAGGCTATAAAGGATCTGAATATGTACCAACTTATGAAGATAAAGATGGTGATTGGATGTTGGTTGGAGATGTCCCATGGGA AATGTTTACGTCATCGTGCAAACGATTGAGAATCATGAAAGGATCAGAAGCAAAGGGATTAGGATGTGTTgcataa